The Cololabis saira isolate AMF1-May2022 chromosome 20, fColSai1.1, whole genome shotgun sequence genome includes a window with the following:
- the LOC133420601 gene encoding protein mono-ADP-ribosyltransferase PARP14-like isoform X1, translating to MGDPYKYPVFFDCADMNKERRRRIESYFHIRRKSGGGECGSVTDGGGKVYSVAFKEEEVQKRVLQKTKHVLECAGDTLVLILRADPGPCGSSDSPSLTPGQSATANPDSTTFSQQQNQQSVVQSSLPEEYELQLDPYLLRYLRECPKAQKDLETKLAGMSCSSELHSSDETVLVKRPAQSGAGADNWRTEVDTLFDCYICHYELDPHKIKALLKSCAPHQTADEVKLYSEAGMAVVVGERLQVSRRLTDIVSSYVKHPRASLGECQTTVRRIGEAKLRLLWKELKQNLKETFPGLNVSLGEAGQLLLAGSVEEILKAGELISDEERLVLERTVSDKSPHFLAFLSEVYGGPGMLSDYLGLGGKVEVELRDIKLNFFALCGKELDDSVKRMQEKFKDVHFDVPNFSVVPPELCEKLKTKIKEMNQKECRAKIAFGPNRTVYLVGHTREVEELTETVSDFILDHSSTEGTVLLPFPELVQFLPELLELHKFDYSGVSFYPLASSATPKAILEGPSCIVTEVRNRLGPFLDSLVQDTITINLPGAVRYFESISGRDNLLRVAHSHRCLIHLENQHSISRQHLGVVKYNLQNGLQVLVCQGDITKQYADALVNAANENLDHGGGVAAALSKAGGPEVQKESKDIVKQNGKIPTGDVVVTTGGNLKCKKLLHAVGPLGGRSGGREGVLLEKTIKNALTLAETMEFKSIALPCVSSGLFGVPVAVCSEAIVTAIKEFGSRGGRSLSRIILIDNRADVVKAMQEACDRLLQGTGARNSSDVDFQMGATGQGAAAAAAGGGRVKVEIVQGTIETQQVDALVSPMVGHDPLSTRVGNILNDMVGRQLTAAFNKEAGGATLPGDTVVMKSLHPLKCKAVIFLNQVSWDNNQNGSAVQALRQGIQKILAACTVRGFTSVALPVLGTGAVLRFPHRMASKVLMEEVGEFEKNRAGRSPLLVRIVVHPKDKESSKAFQSIQEVLHLKGFTNDVNPDQATFYRQVSVAHDEVTAMLGGVQLQMILGNIINAGTDVIVNTTNFTNHQAGVSKAILTAAGPTVSAELAKVGIPPDYICSTRPGSLACKEIIHANFGTDPQLIRKNCKNILKLCEKKGHVSVAFPAVSTGEGSVDAAEACKAMLDGMTGAITDLKPKSVSLIRIVILLQPVFQAFRSELMNRFGQIASSHLSLKEKAKVQLKKFQAKCSRPFGSSSPQSQSFTPPKPQPVVLRVISCAPDVIRTVKRDLEGILQKELLERLVDVDHFLKLDAMESDAVLGKVSVSGISLELKRCLPETADGSRAGDAGRSEARNRSEAGDEFYVLKGLKEDVLSVIELINKAVQKALCEDLRDKEEATMALHIQWSMKEGNTDWQEVSLHENYVLEQAHLQRQVSVDISASDGKRLKVNLTTKEATDWQNGNVYKLKRSESEADWQLPKHWEPMQEEYFKKVELQPNSNEYQEVAKGFNKTAKYNIHKIERVQNSYLWYAYSVCRQRILTKNGSQDLGEMWLYHGTSAESCNCIERDRFDRSYAGKHAALFGKGVYFAVNANYSATRYSPPDTSGLKRLYVSHVITGRYTVGNSTMVGPPRRGSDSTDCFDSLVDNLQQPSMFVIFHDDQAYPEYLITFK from the exons ATGGGGGATCCTTATAAATACCCCGTGTTCTTCGACTGTGCCGATATGAACAAAGAGCGACGGAGGAGGATAGAATCATATTTCCACATTCGGCGGAAATCAGGCGGAGGAGAGTGCGGCTCGGTGACGGACGGGGGTGGCAAAGTTTACAGCGTGGCTTTTAAAGAGGAAGAAG ttcAGAAGAGAGTTCTGCAAAAAACCAAGCATGTGCTGGAGTGTGCGGGTGATACACTCGTTCTGATTTTAAGAGCAGACCCAGGTCCCTGCGGTTCCTCGGACAGCCCTTCCCTGACTCCAGGCCAGTCGGCTACCGCCAACCCTGACTCAACAACCTTCTCACAG cagcagaaccagcagTCCGTTGTTCAATCAAGTCTGCCTGAAGAATATGAACTGCAACTCGACCCTTATCTCCTCCGTTACCTGAGAGAGTGCCCAAAGGCTCAGAAAGACCTGGAGACAAAGCTGGCTGGGATGTCCTGCTCCTCTGAGCTTCATTCGAGTGACGAGACGGTATTAGTCAAGCGACCGGCCCAGTCTGGTGCTGGGGCTGATAACTGGAGAACTGAAGTGGACACACTTTTTGACTGTTACATCTGCCACTATGAGTTGGATCCTCACAAAATCAAAGCTTTGCTGAAATCCTGTGCTCCACACCAGACCGCAGACGAAGTGAAGCTGTACAGTGAGGCTGGGATGGCTGTTGTTGTCGGGGAACGCCTTCAGGTCAGCCGCAGGTTAACAGACATAGTGAGTTCATATGTTAAACACCCAAGAGCGAGTTTGGGTGAGTGTCAGACCACTGTTCGTCGAATTGGGGAGGCCAAACTTCGGCTGCTCTGGAAAGAGCTCAAGCaaaatttaaaagaaacatTTCCAGGGTTGAACGTCTCGCTGGGAGAAGCAGGTCAGTTGCTTCTGGCCGGGTCTGTGGAGGAGATTCTCAAAGCTGGTGAGCTGATCTCTGATGAGGAAAGGCTGGTGTTAGAGAGGACTGTTTCTGACAAGAGTCCCCattttttggcttttttaaGTGAGGTTTATGGAGGTCCAGGGATGCTCAGTGATTATTTAGGACTTGGAGGCAAGGTGGAAGTAGAGTTACGAGACATAAAACTAAATTTCTTCGCCCTCTGTGGCAAAGAACTCGATGACTCAGTAAAAAGAATGCAGGAAAAATTCAAAGATGTCCACTTTGATGTCCCTAACTTCTCCGTTGTGCCGCCTGAGCTTTGTGAAAAGCTTAAGACCAAAATCAAAGAGATGAACCAAAAAGAATGCAGGGCTAAGATCGCATTCGGTCCCAACAGGACAGTGTATTTAGTTGGCCATACAAGAGAAGTTGAAGAGCTGACTGAAACTGTCTCCGATTTTATTCTGGATCATTCAAGCACAGAAGGAACAGTCCTCCTCCCTTTCCCAGAGTTAGTTCAGTTCCTACCAGAACTGCTGGAATTACATAAGTTTGACTATTCAGGAGTTAGCTTCTATCCCCTAGCATCCTCAGCTACACCCAAGGCAATTCTTGAAGGTCCATCCTGCATAGTGACTGAGgtcaggaacaggctggggccaTTTCTGGACTCCCTAGTGCAAGACACAATCACCATCAACTTGCCAGGGGCAGTGAGATATTTTGAAAGTATCTCTGGAAGAGACAACCTTCTACGAGTTGCTCATTCTCACCGCTGTCTCATACATCTTGAAAATCAGCATTCCATCAGTAGGCAGCATTTGGGAGTTGTCAAATACAACCTTCAGAATGGCCTCCAGGTGCTGGTGTGTCAGGGTGACATTACTAAACAGTACGCTGATGCCCTAGTGAATGCTGCCAATGAAAATTTAGACCACGGTGGTGGTGTCGCTGCTGCATTGAGTAAAGCAGGAGGCCCTGAGGTGCAGAAGGAATCCAAAGACATTGTCAAGCAGAATGGTAAAATCcctacaggtgatgtggtggtGACCACAGGGGGGAACCTTAAATGCAAGAAACTGCTGCATGCCGTTGGCCCTCTCGGTGGAAGGTCAGGTGGCAGAGAAGGAGTCTTATTGGAGAAAACCATCAAGAATGCGCTGACTTTAGCAGAAACGATGGAGTTCAAGTCCATCGCCTTGCCGTGTGTCAGCTCCGGTTTGTTTGGCGTTCCTGTTGCAGTCTGCTCAGAGGCCATTGTGACTGCGATTAAGGAGTTTGGGAGCAGGGGTGGTCGAAGTCTGAGCAGAATCATTCTGATAGACAACAGAGCTGATGTGGTGAAGGCCATGCAGGAGGCATGTGACAGGCTCCTTCAGGGCACTGGTGCCAGAAACAGCAGTGATGTGGACTTCCAGATGGGCGCTACCGGCCaaggagcagcagctgctgccgcTGGTGGAGGCAGAGTCAAGGTTGAGATTGTTCAGGGAACCATCGAGACACAGCAG GTGGATGCCCTTGTATCTCCTATGGTTGGCCATGATCCTCTTTCTACCCGCGTTGGAAATATCTTGAACGACATGGTTGGACGACAGCTGACTGCAGCATTTAATAAGGAAGCAGGAGGAGCCACGTTACCTGGAGACACAGTTGTGATGAAGAGCTTGCATCCTCTTAAATGTAAAGCAGTCATCTTCCTTAACCAAGTCTCCTGGGATAATAACCAAAATGGATCTGCAGTCCAG GCGCTGAGGCAGGGAATCCAAAAAATTCTGGCTGCCTGCACTGTCAGAGGCTTCACTTCAGTTGCTCTTCCTGTGCTTGGAACCGGCGCCGTGCTGCGTTTCCCTCATCGCATGGCATCCAAGGTTCTTATGGAGGAGGTTGGTGAGTTTGAGAAGAACCGAGCCGGCAGATCCCCCTTACTGGTCCGTATTGTCGTTCATCCCAAAGACAAAGAGTCTAGCAAG GCCTTTCAATCCATCCAGGAGGTTCTGCACCTCAAAGGCTTCACAAATGATGTCAATCCAGACCAAG CTACGTTTTACCGTCAAGTCTCAGTGGCTCATGATGAGGTCACGGCCATGCTGGGTGGAGTCCAGCTTCAGATGATTCTTGGCAACATCATAAATGCTGGCACTGATGTCATTGTCAACACTACGAACTTCACTAACCACCAGGCTG GTGTTTCCAAAGCTATTCTGACAGCAGCAGGCCCCACCGTCTCAGCAGAGTTAGCAAAAG tgggGATCCCACCAGACTATATCTGTTCCACAAGACCTGGGTCGCTTGCTTGTAAGGAAATCATCCATGCAAATTTTGGCACAGATCCTCAGTTGATTCGCAAGAACTGCAAGAACATACTGAAGCTTTGTGAGAAGAAAGGACACGTCTCTGTGGCCTTTCCAGCCGTCAGTACCG GCGAGGGCTCCGTGGATGCTGCTGAAGCTTGTAAAGCCATGCTGGACGGCATGACCGGAGCCATCACAGACTTGAAACCAAAATCCGTCTCGCTCATCCGCATCGTCATCCTGCTGCAGCCAGTCTTCCAGGCCTTCAG aTCAGAGCTGATGAATCGCTTTGGACAAATTGCTTCAAGCCACCTCAGCCTGAAAG AAAAAGCTAAAGTACAGCTCAAGAAGTTCCAAGCAAAATGCTCAAGACCTTTTGGATCTTCATCACCACAGAGCCAAAGCTTCACCCCCCCAAAGCCCCAGCCAGTAGTATTGCGTGTTATCAGCTGTGCTCCAGACGTCATCAGGACTGTCAAAAGAGATTTGGAAGGGATCTTGCAGAAGGAGCTGTTAGAGAGACTGGTGGATGTGGATCATTTCCTGAAACTTGATGCCATGGAGTCTGATGCCGTGCTTGGAAAAGTTAGTGTGTCAGGTATAAGCCTAGAGCTCAAGAGATGTCTTCCTGAGACAGCGGATGGTAGCAGAGCCGGAGACGCAGGTAGATCTGAGGCAAGAAATCGGTCCGAAGCAGGAGATGAGTTCTATGTACTGAAAGGCCTAAAAGAAGATGTTCTGAGTGTCATTGAGCTGATAAATAAAGCGGTCCAGAAGGCACTCTGTGAAGACCTCCGAGACAAGGAGGAAGCAACGATGGCCCTTCACATCCAGTGGTccatgaaggaaggaaacacaGACTGGCAGGAGGTGAGTCTGCATGAGAACTACGTGCTGGAGCAAGCTCACCTGCAAAGACAagtgtctgttgacatatcagcATCAGACGGCAAGAGGCTGAAAGTTAACCTGACAActaaagaagccacagattggCAGAATGGCAACGTTTACAAGCTAAAGCGGAGTGAGTCCGAAGCAG ACTGGCAGTTGCCAAAACATTGGGAACCTATGCAAGAAGAATACTTCAAGAAGGTAGAGTTACAGCCCAACTCAAACGAGTACCAAGAAGTGGCTAAAGGTTTCAACAAAACAGCTAAATACAACATTCACAAA ATTGAGCGTGTGCAAAATTCCTACCTGTGGTATGCCTATAGTGTTTGTAGGCAGCGTATACTCACTAAGAACGGCTCCCAAGATCTCGGTGAGATGTGGCTCTACCATGGCACGTCAGCAGAATCATGCAACTGCATTGAAAGAGACAGATTTGACAGAAGTTACGCAGGAAAACACG CTGCCTTGTTTGGAAAGGGGGTTTACTTTGCAGTCAATGCAAATTACTCAGCCACTCGCTATTCCCCACCAGACACGTCAGGCCTGAAGCGCCTGTATGTTTCCCATGTCATTACCGGCCGTTACACAGTTGGTAACTCTACCATGGTAGGCCCCCCTCGTCGAGGTTCCGACTCCACTGATTGCTTCGACAGTTTAGTGGACAACCTGCAACAGCCCTCCATGTTTGTGATCTTCCACGATGACCAGGCTTACCCGGAATATCTCATCACCTTCAAatga
- the LOC133420601 gene encoding protein mono-ADP-ribosyltransferase PARP14-like isoform X2: MGDPYKYPVFFDCADMNKERRRRIESYFHIRRKSGGGECGSVTDGGGKVYSVAFKEEEVQKRVLQKTKHVLECAGDTLVLILRADPGPCGSSDSPSLTPGQSATANPDSTTFSQQNQQSVVQSSLPEEYELQLDPYLLRYLRECPKAQKDLETKLAGMSCSSELHSSDETVLVKRPAQSGAGADNWRTEVDTLFDCYICHYELDPHKIKALLKSCAPHQTADEVKLYSEAGMAVVVGERLQVSRRLTDIVSSYVKHPRASLGECQTTVRRIGEAKLRLLWKELKQNLKETFPGLNVSLGEAGQLLLAGSVEEILKAGELISDEERLVLERTVSDKSPHFLAFLSEVYGGPGMLSDYLGLGGKVEVELRDIKLNFFALCGKELDDSVKRMQEKFKDVHFDVPNFSVVPPELCEKLKTKIKEMNQKECRAKIAFGPNRTVYLVGHTREVEELTETVSDFILDHSSTEGTVLLPFPELVQFLPELLELHKFDYSGVSFYPLASSATPKAILEGPSCIVTEVRNRLGPFLDSLVQDTITINLPGAVRYFESISGRDNLLRVAHSHRCLIHLENQHSISRQHLGVVKYNLQNGLQVLVCQGDITKQYADALVNAANENLDHGGGVAAALSKAGGPEVQKESKDIVKQNGKIPTGDVVVTTGGNLKCKKLLHAVGPLGGRSGGREGVLLEKTIKNALTLAETMEFKSIALPCVSSGLFGVPVAVCSEAIVTAIKEFGSRGGRSLSRIILIDNRADVVKAMQEACDRLLQGTGARNSSDVDFQMGATGQGAAAAAAGGGRVKVEIVQGTIETQQVDALVSPMVGHDPLSTRVGNILNDMVGRQLTAAFNKEAGGATLPGDTVVMKSLHPLKCKAVIFLNQVSWDNNQNGSAVQALRQGIQKILAACTVRGFTSVALPVLGTGAVLRFPHRMASKVLMEEVGEFEKNRAGRSPLLVRIVVHPKDKESSKAFQSIQEVLHLKGFTNDVNPDQATFYRQVSVAHDEVTAMLGGVQLQMILGNIINAGTDVIVNTTNFTNHQAGVSKAILTAAGPTVSAELAKVGIPPDYICSTRPGSLACKEIIHANFGTDPQLIRKNCKNILKLCEKKGHVSVAFPAVSTGEGSVDAAEACKAMLDGMTGAITDLKPKSVSLIRIVILLQPVFQAFRSELMNRFGQIASSHLSLKEKAKVQLKKFQAKCSRPFGSSSPQSQSFTPPKPQPVVLRVISCAPDVIRTVKRDLEGILQKELLERLVDVDHFLKLDAMESDAVLGKVSVSGISLELKRCLPETADGSRAGDAGRSEARNRSEAGDEFYVLKGLKEDVLSVIELINKAVQKALCEDLRDKEEATMALHIQWSMKEGNTDWQEVSLHENYVLEQAHLQRQVSVDISASDGKRLKVNLTTKEATDWQNGNVYKLKRSESEADWQLPKHWEPMQEEYFKKVELQPNSNEYQEVAKGFNKTAKYNIHKIERVQNSYLWYAYSVCRQRILTKNGSQDLGEMWLYHGTSAESCNCIERDRFDRSYAGKHAALFGKGVYFAVNANYSATRYSPPDTSGLKRLYVSHVITGRYTVGNSTMVGPPRRGSDSTDCFDSLVDNLQQPSMFVIFHDDQAYPEYLITFK; the protein is encoded by the exons ATGGGGGATCCTTATAAATACCCCGTGTTCTTCGACTGTGCCGATATGAACAAAGAGCGACGGAGGAGGATAGAATCATATTTCCACATTCGGCGGAAATCAGGCGGAGGAGAGTGCGGCTCGGTGACGGACGGGGGTGGCAAAGTTTACAGCGTGGCTTTTAAAGAGGAAGAAG ttcAGAAGAGAGTTCTGCAAAAAACCAAGCATGTGCTGGAGTGTGCGGGTGATACACTCGTTCTGATTTTAAGAGCAGACCCAGGTCCCTGCGGTTCCTCGGACAGCCCTTCCCTGACTCCAGGCCAGTCGGCTACCGCCAACCCTGACTCAACAACCTTCTCACAG cagaaccagcagTCCGTTGTTCAATCAAGTCTGCCTGAAGAATATGAACTGCAACTCGACCCTTATCTCCTCCGTTACCTGAGAGAGTGCCCAAAGGCTCAGAAAGACCTGGAGACAAAGCTGGCTGGGATGTCCTGCTCCTCTGAGCTTCATTCGAGTGACGAGACGGTATTAGTCAAGCGACCGGCCCAGTCTGGTGCTGGGGCTGATAACTGGAGAACTGAAGTGGACACACTTTTTGACTGTTACATCTGCCACTATGAGTTGGATCCTCACAAAATCAAAGCTTTGCTGAAATCCTGTGCTCCACACCAGACCGCAGACGAAGTGAAGCTGTACAGTGAGGCTGGGATGGCTGTTGTTGTCGGGGAACGCCTTCAGGTCAGCCGCAGGTTAACAGACATAGTGAGTTCATATGTTAAACACCCAAGAGCGAGTTTGGGTGAGTGTCAGACCACTGTTCGTCGAATTGGGGAGGCCAAACTTCGGCTGCTCTGGAAAGAGCTCAAGCaaaatttaaaagaaacatTTCCAGGGTTGAACGTCTCGCTGGGAGAAGCAGGTCAGTTGCTTCTGGCCGGGTCTGTGGAGGAGATTCTCAAAGCTGGTGAGCTGATCTCTGATGAGGAAAGGCTGGTGTTAGAGAGGACTGTTTCTGACAAGAGTCCCCattttttggcttttttaaGTGAGGTTTATGGAGGTCCAGGGATGCTCAGTGATTATTTAGGACTTGGAGGCAAGGTGGAAGTAGAGTTACGAGACATAAAACTAAATTTCTTCGCCCTCTGTGGCAAAGAACTCGATGACTCAGTAAAAAGAATGCAGGAAAAATTCAAAGATGTCCACTTTGATGTCCCTAACTTCTCCGTTGTGCCGCCTGAGCTTTGTGAAAAGCTTAAGACCAAAATCAAAGAGATGAACCAAAAAGAATGCAGGGCTAAGATCGCATTCGGTCCCAACAGGACAGTGTATTTAGTTGGCCATACAAGAGAAGTTGAAGAGCTGACTGAAACTGTCTCCGATTTTATTCTGGATCATTCAAGCACAGAAGGAACAGTCCTCCTCCCTTTCCCAGAGTTAGTTCAGTTCCTACCAGAACTGCTGGAATTACATAAGTTTGACTATTCAGGAGTTAGCTTCTATCCCCTAGCATCCTCAGCTACACCCAAGGCAATTCTTGAAGGTCCATCCTGCATAGTGACTGAGgtcaggaacaggctggggccaTTTCTGGACTCCCTAGTGCAAGACACAATCACCATCAACTTGCCAGGGGCAGTGAGATATTTTGAAAGTATCTCTGGAAGAGACAACCTTCTACGAGTTGCTCATTCTCACCGCTGTCTCATACATCTTGAAAATCAGCATTCCATCAGTAGGCAGCATTTGGGAGTTGTCAAATACAACCTTCAGAATGGCCTCCAGGTGCTGGTGTGTCAGGGTGACATTACTAAACAGTACGCTGATGCCCTAGTGAATGCTGCCAATGAAAATTTAGACCACGGTGGTGGTGTCGCTGCTGCATTGAGTAAAGCAGGAGGCCCTGAGGTGCAGAAGGAATCCAAAGACATTGTCAAGCAGAATGGTAAAATCcctacaggtgatgtggtggtGACCACAGGGGGGAACCTTAAATGCAAGAAACTGCTGCATGCCGTTGGCCCTCTCGGTGGAAGGTCAGGTGGCAGAGAAGGAGTCTTATTGGAGAAAACCATCAAGAATGCGCTGACTTTAGCAGAAACGATGGAGTTCAAGTCCATCGCCTTGCCGTGTGTCAGCTCCGGTTTGTTTGGCGTTCCTGTTGCAGTCTGCTCAGAGGCCATTGTGACTGCGATTAAGGAGTTTGGGAGCAGGGGTGGTCGAAGTCTGAGCAGAATCATTCTGATAGACAACAGAGCTGATGTGGTGAAGGCCATGCAGGAGGCATGTGACAGGCTCCTTCAGGGCACTGGTGCCAGAAACAGCAGTGATGTGGACTTCCAGATGGGCGCTACCGGCCaaggagcagcagctgctgccgcTGGTGGAGGCAGAGTCAAGGTTGAGATTGTTCAGGGAACCATCGAGACACAGCAG GTGGATGCCCTTGTATCTCCTATGGTTGGCCATGATCCTCTTTCTACCCGCGTTGGAAATATCTTGAACGACATGGTTGGACGACAGCTGACTGCAGCATTTAATAAGGAAGCAGGAGGAGCCACGTTACCTGGAGACACAGTTGTGATGAAGAGCTTGCATCCTCTTAAATGTAAAGCAGTCATCTTCCTTAACCAAGTCTCCTGGGATAATAACCAAAATGGATCTGCAGTCCAG GCGCTGAGGCAGGGAATCCAAAAAATTCTGGCTGCCTGCACTGTCAGAGGCTTCACTTCAGTTGCTCTTCCTGTGCTTGGAACCGGCGCCGTGCTGCGTTTCCCTCATCGCATGGCATCCAAGGTTCTTATGGAGGAGGTTGGTGAGTTTGAGAAGAACCGAGCCGGCAGATCCCCCTTACTGGTCCGTATTGTCGTTCATCCCAAAGACAAAGAGTCTAGCAAG GCCTTTCAATCCATCCAGGAGGTTCTGCACCTCAAAGGCTTCACAAATGATGTCAATCCAGACCAAG CTACGTTTTACCGTCAAGTCTCAGTGGCTCATGATGAGGTCACGGCCATGCTGGGTGGAGTCCAGCTTCAGATGATTCTTGGCAACATCATAAATGCTGGCACTGATGTCATTGTCAACACTACGAACTTCACTAACCACCAGGCTG GTGTTTCCAAAGCTATTCTGACAGCAGCAGGCCCCACCGTCTCAGCAGAGTTAGCAAAAG tgggGATCCCACCAGACTATATCTGTTCCACAAGACCTGGGTCGCTTGCTTGTAAGGAAATCATCCATGCAAATTTTGGCACAGATCCTCAGTTGATTCGCAAGAACTGCAAGAACATACTGAAGCTTTGTGAGAAGAAAGGACACGTCTCTGTGGCCTTTCCAGCCGTCAGTACCG GCGAGGGCTCCGTGGATGCTGCTGAAGCTTGTAAAGCCATGCTGGACGGCATGACCGGAGCCATCACAGACTTGAAACCAAAATCCGTCTCGCTCATCCGCATCGTCATCCTGCTGCAGCCAGTCTTCCAGGCCTTCAG aTCAGAGCTGATGAATCGCTTTGGACAAATTGCTTCAAGCCACCTCAGCCTGAAAG AAAAAGCTAAAGTACAGCTCAAGAAGTTCCAAGCAAAATGCTCAAGACCTTTTGGATCTTCATCACCACAGAGCCAAAGCTTCACCCCCCCAAAGCCCCAGCCAGTAGTATTGCGTGTTATCAGCTGTGCTCCAGACGTCATCAGGACTGTCAAAAGAGATTTGGAAGGGATCTTGCAGAAGGAGCTGTTAGAGAGACTGGTGGATGTGGATCATTTCCTGAAACTTGATGCCATGGAGTCTGATGCCGTGCTTGGAAAAGTTAGTGTGTCAGGTATAAGCCTAGAGCTCAAGAGATGTCTTCCTGAGACAGCGGATGGTAGCAGAGCCGGAGACGCAGGTAGATCTGAGGCAAGAAATCGGTCCGAAGCAGGAGATGAGTTCTATGTACTGAAAGGCCTAAAAGAAGATGTTCTGAGTGTCATTGAGCTGATAAATAAAGCGGTCCAGAAGGCACTCTGTGAAGACCTCCGAGACAAGGAGGAAGCAACGATGGCCCTTCACATCCAGTGGTccatgaaggaaggaaacacaGACTGGCAGGAGGTGAGTCTGCATGAGAACTACGTGCTGGAGCAAGCTCACCTGCAAAGACAagtgtctgttgacatatcagcATCAGACGGCAAGAGGCTGAAAGTTAACCTGACAActaaagaagccacagattggCAGAATGGCAACGTTTACAAGCTAAAGCGGAGTGAGTCCGAAGCAG ACTGGCAGTTGCCAAAACATTGGGAACCTATGCAAGAAGAATACTTCAAGAAGGTAGAGTTACAGCCCAACTCAAACGAGTACCAAGAAGTGGCTAAAGGTTTCAACAAAACAGCTAAATACAACATTCACAAA ATTGAGCGTGTGCAAAATTCCTACCTGTGGTATGCCTATAGTGTTTGTAGGCAGCGTATACTCACTAAGAACGGCTCCCAAGATCTCGGTGAGATGTGGCTCTACCATGGCACGTCAGCAGAATCATGCAACTGCATTGAAAGAGACAGATTTGACAGAAGTTACGCAGGAAAACACG CTGCCTTGTTTGGAAAGGGGGTTTACTTTGCAGTCAATGCAAATTACTCAGCCACTCGCTATTCCCCACCAGACACGTCAGGCCTGAAGCGCCTGTATGTTTCCCATGTCATTACCGGCCGTTACACAGTTGGTAACTCTACCATGGTAGGCCCCCCTCGTCGAGGTTCCGACTCCACTGATTGCTTCGACAGTTTAGTGGACAACCTGCAACAGCCCTCCATGTTTGTGATCTTCCACGATGACCAGGCTTACCCGGAATATCTCATCACCTTCAAatga